The genomic region ACATTTGTCGGTACAGTATTGATATCAATAAGCTATCGGCATTCTCAAGAGTTGCTTTTGGGTACGGTACGTGAGGTAAGCAATGAGCACCGTGACAAGCTAGAATCGGTATTTAAACAAGCCATTGCCCCTGTTATCACAACTTTAAATGTGATGGCGGTGAGCCCGTTTGTTACTCAGCAGGGATCTTCCATCGAAAAGGAGTCTTGGCTAGCGTCGGTTGATATCATCTTCAAGCAGAATACCAATTTGGTCGCGCTGTTCTACGGCTCGGAAGATGGCGACTTCAGGATCTTTCGCCCCTTAAGCACTAACAAACAGAGGGCCGAAAACAATGCCCCTGCCAAAGCGACCATGATGGTCAGCAGTACTAATTTGGATGGTGAGAACTTTATTACCTACCTCGATGGTGCACATCAGGTCATCAGTACTGCTCAAAGCGAGAGCAAATTTAATCCAACGACTCGTACTTGGTATCGTAATGCCAAGCCGGATGGATCCATTCACCTTTCTGAGCCCTATCTTTTTTATTTTATGAAAACCAACGGCATTACGCTTTCTAGGCGTTCGGCCGATGGCAAGCATGTGGTGGGCGCTGACTTCACGCTGAGTTCACTCTCTTCTCAGATCAGTGAACTGGCATATTCCCCACAAACCAGACTGGCTCTATTTGATGAACACTTTAATCTTCTTGGCCAGCATCAACTTGATTTAACCACCTCTAACCTCACACTCGAAGCCAACAACGCCAATATCAATAATGGGCAAAGTACAAACAAACTCTCTGGTAGCGAGCAGGAACAAAGCTTCTTTAACATCCCCAAACGAGATCAAATGGAAGCGTTAAAATCATCCGTTTTGGGTCCGCTGATATCGGATGAAGAGAAATTTAACCTCAATCTAAAAAACGTGGAGTACAACCTGAACACATGGGCACTGACCTTAACTCCGGTTGAGCTCACCCAAAACGTGACCCTCTATTTGGCGGAAGCGACACCACACAATGAACTGCTTTCTGATCTTATTTCTATGCGTGACAAACAAGTCGCCGTCGCAATTGGGATGTTGTTTATCTGTTTTGGCATCGTGTGGCTGGTTGCTAATCGCCTATCCCAGCCGCTCAATACGTTGATGCAGCTTACAGATAACATCGCACGCTTTGATTTCCGTCGTACCCATTATCCAAAGAGCATGATTAAAGAGGTTGCGAACCTTGCTCACTCCATTGAACTGATGGAGCACACGCTTCACGACCTCATCAACTTACTTCGAGACACCGCAGGAAATCAGGAGTTTTCGATACTAGCCAAGAACATCGCCCATCAAAGCTATTTGATAACCAAAGCCGAAACCATTGTGCTGTTTACTCAATCAGAAGAAAAAGATGTATTTAATACAGCCGCTAACCTCGCGATTATTCCTTTTAAAGCTGACATCAATGACTTCATCAAACATACACCTTGGTTGCTGTGTCAGCTTAAGTCAGGTGAAACGATCCACTTAAACCGAGAAGATAATGTGCTCAACTATTATCAAGACTCAATCTTTAATTCAGACCTGTACCTTTTTCCTCTCTTGAACCGTGAAAAGCTCTTAGTGGGTATTGTGGCCATTGGCTATGAAAGGCCGATTACCAAGATGCAGGCTGATAAGCACGCCTTTTTACGAGAGCTGCTCAGCTTTGCTGAAATAGCGAAAGACAATATTGACCAAATGCAGCAACAGAAAGACATGCTTAATGCCTTTATCGAGTTAATTGCATCGGCGATCGATACTAAATCACCTTACACAGGTGGGCATTGCCAACGAGTACCTGAACTCACCAAATGGCTAACTCAAGCGACTATTGATGATGACCGCTATTATCCGCAGTTCTCACTCAATAGTAAGCAGTGGGAAGAGTTGATGCTCGCCGCTTGGCTTCACGATTGCGGCAAGGTCACCACGCCAGAATATGTAGTAGATAAAGCAACAAAATTAGAAACGATTTACGACCGAATCCACGAAATTCGCATGCGATTTGAATTGCTAAAACAACAAGCGGAAACCGACTATTGGAAGGCGATGGCGAACGGTGGACTTCAAGAGGAGCAGCTTAAAATACTCGAACAAAGCCTGTCCGAGCTGGATGAAGAGTTTGCCTTCGTTGCTGAGTGCAATCTCGGCGGCGAGTCCATGACAGAGGAGCAACTAGAACGCTTAGACCAAATAGCCAAACGCCAATGGAAACGGACACTGGATGATCAACTGGGGCTATCTTGGTCTGAGAAAGAGAGGTTCAACACCCAAAAAGATACTGTTGATAAAGATAAAACTGAGCCAACAAGTCCGGAGACGATTTTGCCGGTAATGGAGCCACTACTTGCTGACAAACCAGAACATAAAATACCGTGGGATAATGGCTTTAACCCGGCAGATGTATGGCAAGAAGCATTTGTACTCAAGCCCGGCGAAGTAAAATACAACCAAGGTGAGTTATACAATTTGAAAGTACGTCGTGGCACCTTAAACGATGAAGAACGTTTCATGATCAACGATCATATCATTCAAACTTTCACCATGCTCAACAAGCTCCCTTACCCGTCTTATCTCAAGAACATTCCCGATATTGCGAGCGGACATCACGAGCGTATTGATGGTAAAGGCTACCCAAGAGGCTTAAATGAAGACCAATTGCCTCTGCCTTCTAGAGCAATGGCGATAGCTGATGTCTTTGAAGCGCTTACCTCCAGTGACCGCCCTTATAAGAAAGGCAAACTCTTAAGCGAATCACTCAATATCATGACCGACATGGCCACTAGCGGTCATATCGATCCCAAACTCTATTTATTGTTTCTAGAAAACAAGATCTACGACAAATACGCCGAGCGATTCCTTGAGCCAAACCAACGATGCGAGGTTGATGAAACGAAACACATCGAAAAAGTAAAAGAGTACATCCGCTCACTCTTTTAAACGGTTAGCGCTTAACTATTGGCTGTAAACCCAACATCGAGCTTTCTTTGGAGCTGCTCGTCGGCTTGGCTGCTTGCCCAGCTTTACTGTGCTTTTTCGCTAACAAGGTGTTTGTGATGCTCGCAGCGACAATCAGATTAATACCGACTAACTGCTGAGTAGAAAATACATCATCAAAAAACACACCTTGCCACAGTGCACTAAACAACATGTTGGTGAAAATTAACGGAGCCAGTTGAGAACCACTTTCTGCAAGCTTGTAAGCCTTTGAACGGAATATCTGTGTATTAACAGTACATAACGCCAATCCAAATGCACCTATTCCAATCCAGCCGATTTGGTCAATCGTCTTTAAACTATTAAGAATGCTTGAGTCTGCTTGCACTCCAGAAACGCCTTGTATTGAGGTGAATACCAACATCGGGATAACCAGTATTGCCGCGACTAAGAATGTCCAAGCGTTAAGCTCTGCAGGCGTGAGACTGGTTTTAGAAGCGCGATACAAGCTCACTTGTGACGCTGAGTTGAATACTCCAGCCAACAAACCAAGCAGCAATTCAGGCCTCAAGAACTCAGAGCCAAATTTAAACTGCGACCAATCCCCTGCCATCATCAGAACACCAACAAAGGTTATCGCTAAGCAAAATATGGTTGTTGTATGAATTTTGGCACCAAACATAAACTTTTCTAACAAAGGAATAAATAGCGGCCCAGTACTAAACAGCACTACACCTTCCACCAGCGTTAAAGTTTGTAACGACGTAAGAAAACACCACTGACATGCCACCATGAATATCGCGCGCATGACCAATGGCTTCCACATACTTCCTGTCGGCTTGCTGATTTTAGAAAAGATAAGAAACAAGAATAAGAGCAAGCTGGGTAAGAAAAAACGCACAAAACTCAGCAATGAAATAGGCATCGCTTCCGATAGATACTTCGCCACTAAACCGCTTAAAGACAAACTGAACGTAGACAACAACATGAAAGTCGTTGCCTTGGTAATATCAGACATAATTATCACCTCCTATGCTGTCTATTTTAGAAGCGTGACGTAATTAAAAATAGCGAGTAATATTAACCATAACTGTAAGGAAAACTTACCAATGAAAAAGCTCGTTCCGCTTAAATCCGTTTACGCTTTCATTGCTGTTGCAGAAACAGGCAGCATGACCGATGCCGCTCGCGTGTTGTATGTCAGCCACTCTGCAGTAAGCCAGGCCATTAAGTCTTTAGAACAACAGGTCAATAAGCCTCTGTTTCAGCGAGTAGGTCGCCGTGTTGTCCTTAATGCCGCAGGTAAACGTTATTACCGCAAGGTAGCTCCAGCATTAGAACAGGTGATAGAAGCGACTGAAGAGCTAGCAAGGACGCCCAATGACCACCGCATCACCCTCAATATGGTGAATTCGCTCGCCATGCACTGGTGGATCCCTCGCGTCCCCGACTTTCAAGCTTTTGCCCCGTCACTTGATATTCGTATTTCGACATTAACGGGCCCTTTTGATATCGAGCAAGAGGGGGTTGATATTGCTCTTGTGCATGGCAAACCCAATGAATGGGAGCGGTACTACAGCGAAAAACTAGGCGATGATGATCTGGTTCTGGTGTGTAGCCCTACGCTACTAACGAACAATAAAGAGTTAAGCGTCAAAGAGTTTGTCGAACAGAACCCTACAATTGGTGTTTTTAACCCAAGGCGAAAACACGACTGGCAAGTATGGTGCGACCATTATCAAATCCCGCTGCCCAGTTTCCACAGCAATCTAACCTTTGATGTATCGATTCAAGCAGTACAAGCCGCAATTCGTTCACTTGGCGTATTAGTCACCCATCGCTTGTTTGTAAAAGATGACATCAGCCACGGCATGCTGGTTGAGCTAGGCGAGCCAGTCGCTAACCCACACCAAGATTTCTATTTTGTTTGCCCAAAAAACAAGTTAAAACAAGAAAGTGTGCTACAACTGAGAACATGGTTAAGACATGAATTTGCCAATTCAGACATGACGCTTAACGATAGAACACAAGAAGAGAATAACGATAACATTCAATAGAACCGTTACTTACAAGAGGCCATTATGATCATTACCACCACACAATCTGTCGAAGGTAAACGCATTGTCGACTACAAAGGGGTTATTGCCGGAGAAGCTATCTTAGGGGTGAACGTATTCAAGGATATGTTTTCTGGTATTCGTGATTTTGTTGGTGGACGTTCTGGCTCCTACGAAAAGGAACTCGAGAAAGCACGAAACTATGCATTCAAAGAGTTAGAGCAGAAAGCCATTGAAGCCGGAGCAAACGCCGTCGTGGGTGTCGACATCGATTATGAAGTGCTTGGCACAGGTAACGGCATGCTAATGGTGTCTGCAAGCGGTACTGCGGTGGTTGTTGCTTAATTGATTATTGGTTGATTCTGAGTCCAGCTAACCACCAAGCCTTGCAGTCTGGAAACCAATAATGTGATTCTCTATAAAAAAGCCCCTTGGCCAAATCGCTAGCTAAGGGGCATTTTTGTATGCATTGCCCAAGTTAGATTTGAATATATCTAGCTCGCGCGTTCAACTGGCGTAGAGAGCATGGCATCAAAAGAGGCCATTCGAGCCAAAAACTCTTTCCTATCTTTAGGCATAATCGAACTTGCCATCGGTAAGTTAGCCTTCATCGCATCGACCGCGCGACCACGAACCAACACTTCAAAATGCAAATGAGGGCCAGTAATACGACCAGTCGCACCCGATAGTGCAATTTTCTGACCTCGCTTGATTTGTTGCCCTTTCTTAACTAAGAAGCGGCTCAAGTGAAGATAACGGGTCTTATATACGCTGTTGTGTTCAATCACCAAGTATTTCCCGGCATAAGGGTGGTCACGAAGCGCGACAACACGGCCATCACCCGTTGAGTAAACCGGAGAACCAACAGGAGTAGCAAAGTCAGTACCATTATGTGGTGAGATTCGCCCAGTTACTGGGTGTCTTCGTGTCGGATTAAACGATGAAGTAATTCGTCGGAATTTTCTGTCGACAGGGTATCTATCAAAGGCTTGCTCTAGACTATTGCCCTCTCTGTCATAGAAAAGACCATCTGGCGCTAGAAAAGCTGCCACCTCACGGTTTCGTAACTGGATTGAGATACCTTGAACTTCTGTTTTGCCTGTTAGGTGATCATCTGTGTACTGCTCTTTGACCAATACATTGAAGCGGTCACCCGCTCTCAGCTCACGAGCGAAGTTAACTTTATCTTTCAACGTGCGCGTAATATTGGCTATCTGTGCTGTCGTCAGCCCTGCTTTGTATGCCGATGTTGAAAAACTCCCTTGGACACTACCCGTATAGAGTTTTTCTTTCCATTTGCCTGGGATCTCGTGGAATTTATAGGTGAAGCTACCATCATCGTTTCGAGTAAAGGTCGCTTGCTCAACCAGACTCTCGTGATAAATCAGCTCTACAAGCTGTTTGGAGTCACTATCCAGAAGCAACTCTAGATGATCACCAGGTTTTATTGTGTCGAGTTTCAAAGACTCAAGATCCGCTTCCATCACCTTTTGAACGGTTCCATAAGGCAGTTGCCATGACGAAAATATGTTGCTGAGGGTATCCCCTACCTTCACAAAGTAATGGACTTTAATCAAAGAGGGATTCAATTGAGAATCGACACCTTCTGCATCAGTCGCTGGAGGGCCTTGATAAGGTGTTATTTTTATAGATATTTCTTGTGCTGGTTTGGAATGAAAAGAGAGCAAAGCAGCAAAGGAAAAGGCACTGATAGCAGTAATGATCAGGCCAATACGGAGGAACTTCATAAAATACTTAGCGGTTATAACAAGGAACTTAGAAAGTGTTATAACATAACAATTAAAACAAAAAAATAAATGAAATGTAAGAAACCGCAGCGCAGTAAGTGTGAAAATATGGTGGGCGTGCGAAGCCCATCACCTTAGTTAACACCACTCTTTACCTAACGTTACTCTTCGCGAAGTGCTTCGAAGCGTTCTAAGCCGCGCAACATCTCAAAATCAGGTTCATCAGCTAATAGCTCTCGCATTGAGCCACTGGCTTCGACAGAACGTTCTAAATCATCAATAGCTTGCCCTTCTGCTCCTAGCCTAGCGTAAGCACAAGCACGTTGATACAAGGCGTGAGCATTTTGATCGTCCACTTCTAACACTCGATTACATAAGCTCATCGCCCAGTGGTATTCCTGA from Vibrio gigantis harbors:
- a CDS encoding HD domain-containing phosphohydrolase, whose amino-acid sequence is MRRRRYPLSIHITSLFLILTTFVGTVLISISYRHSQELLLGTVREVSNEHRDKLESVFKQAIAPVITTLNVMAVSPFVTQQGSSIEKESWLASVDIIFKQNTNLVALFYGSEDGDFRIFRPLSTNKQRAENNAPAKATMMVSSTNLDGENFITYLDGAHQVISTAQSESKFNPTTRTWYRNAKPDGSIHLSEPYLFYFMKTNGITLSRRSADGKHVVGADFTLSSLSSQISELAYSPQTRLALFDEHFNLLGQHQLDLTTSNLTLEANNANINNGQSTNKLSGSEQEQSFFNIPKRDQMEALKSSVLGPLISDEEKFNLNLKNVEYNLNTWALTLTPVELTQNVTLYLAEATPHNELLSDLISMRDKQVAVAIGMLFICFGIVWLVANRLSQPLNTLMQLTDNIARFDFRRTHYPKSMIKEVANLAHSIELMEHTLHDLINLLRDTAGNQEFSILAKNIAHQSYLITKAETIVLFTQSEEKDVFNTAANLAIIPFKADINDFIKHTPWLLCQLKSGETIHLNREDNVLNYYQDSIFNSDLYLFPLLNREKLLVGIVAIGYERPITKMQADKHAFLRELLSFAEIAKDNIDQMQQQKDMLNAFIELIASAIDTKSPYTGGHCQRVPELTKWLTQATIDDDRYYPQFSLNSKQWEELMLAAWLHDCGKVTTPEYVVDKATKLETIYDRIHEIRMRFELLKQQAETDYWKAMANGGLQEEQLKILEQSLSELDEEFAFVAECNLGGESMTEEQLERLDQIAKRQWKRTLDDQLGLSWSEKERFNTQKDTVDKDKTEPTSPETILPVMEPLLADKPEHKIPWDNGFNPADVWQEAFVLKPGEVKYNQGELYNLKVRRGTLNDEERFMINDHIIQTFTMLNKLPYPSYLKNIPDIASGHHERIDGKGYPRGLNEDQLPLPSRAMAIADVFEALTSSDRPYKKGKLLSESLNIMTDMATSGHIDPKLYLLFLENKIYDKYAERFLEPNQRCEVDETKHIEKVKEYIRSLF
- a CDS encoding DMT family transporter; this translates as MSDITKATTFMLLSTFSLSLSGLVAKYLSEAMPISLLSFVRFFLPSLLLFLFLIFSKISKPTGSMWKPLVMRAIFMVACQWCFLTSLQTLTLVEGVVLFSTGPLFIPLLEKFMFGAKIHTTTIFCLAITFVGVLMMAGDWSQFKFGSEFLRPELLLGLLAGVFNSASQVSLYRASKTSLTPAELNAWTFLVAAILVIPMLVFTSIQGVSGVQADSSILNSLKTIDQIGWIGIGAFGLALCTVNTQIFRSKAYKLAESGSQLAPLIFTNMLFSALWQGVFFDDVFSTQQLVGINLIVAASITNTLLAKKHSKAGQAAKPTSSSKESSMLGLQPIVKR
- a CDS encoding LysR substrate-binding domain-containing protein, translated to MKKLVPLKSVYAFIAVAETGSMTDAARVLYVSHSAVSQAIKSLEQQVNKPLFQRVGRRVVLNAAGKRYYRKVAPALEQVIEATEELARTPNDHRITLNMVNSLAMHWWIPRVPDFQAFAPSLDIRISTLTGPFDIEQEGVDIALVHGKPNEWERYYSEKLGDDDLVLVCSPTLLTNNKELSVKEFVEQNPTIGVFNPRRKHDWQVWCDHYQIPLPSFHSNLTFDVSIQAVQAAIRSLGVLVTHRLFVKDDISHGMLVELGEPVANPHQDFYFVCPKNKLKQESVLQLRTWLRHEFANSDMTLNDRTQEENNDNIQ
- a CDS encoding heavy metal-binding domain-containing protein is translated as MIITTTQSVEGKRIVDYKGVIAGEAILGVNVFKDMFSGIRDFVGGRSGSYEKELEKARNYAFKELEQKAIEAGANAVVGVDIDYEVLGTGNGMLMVSASGTAVVVA
- a CDS encoding peptidoglycan DD-metalloendopeptidase family protein — translated: MKFLRIGLIITAISAFSFAALLSFHSKPAQEISIKITPYQGPPATDAEGVDSQLNPSLIKVHYFVKVGDTLSNIFSSWQLPYGTVQKVMEADLESLKLDTIKPGDHLELLLDSDSKQLVELIYHESLVEQATFTRNDDGSFTYKFHEIPGKWKEKLYTGSVQGSFSTSAYKAGLTTAQIANITRTLKDKVNFARELRAGDRFNVLVKEQYTDDHLTGKTEVQGISIQLRNREVAAFLAPDGLFYDREGNSLEQAFDRYPVDRKFRRITSSFNPTRRHPVTGRISPHNGTDFATPVGSPVYSTGDGRVVALRDHPYAGKYLVIEHNSVYKTRYLHLSRFLVKKGQQIKRGQKIALSGATGRITGPHLHFEVLVRGRAVDAMKANLPMASSIMPKDRKEFLARMASFDAMLSTPVERAS